A region of Halalkaliarchaeum desulfuricum DNA encodes the following proteins:
- a CDS encoding Rid family detoxifying hydrolase → MKQIINTDEAPAAVGAYSQATSTGELVFTAGQIPLTTDGELLDDAPIAEQTELALDNLFAVLKEAGATPEDVLKTTVFLADIDDFEEMNETYASYFDEEPPARSAVQAGALPKGVGVEVEAVAVVPDAIPE, encoded by the coding sequence ATGAAGCAGATCATCAACACTGACGAGGCACCGGCGGCAGTTGGCGCGTACAGCCAGGCGACGTCGACCGGCGAACTCGTGTTCACGGCCGGACAGATCCCGCTGACGACCGACGGCGAACTGCTGGACGACGCTCCGATCGCCGAACAGACCGAACTGGCGCTCGACAACCTGTTTGCGGTCCTCAAGGAGGCTGGCGCTACCCCCGAGGACGTGTTGAAGACGACGGTATTCCTCGCGGACATCGACGACTTCGAGGAGATGAACGAGACCTACGCCTCCTACTTCGACGAGGAGCCGCCCGCACGGTCGGCGGTCCAGGCCGGGGCACTCCCCAAGGGTGTCGGCGTCGAGGTCGAGGCGGTCGCCGTCGTTCCGGACGCGATCCCGGAGTGA
- a CDS encoding riboflavin synthase, which yields MFTGIVERTGEIVGVERTADGRRLAIAAPEIADVHHGQSIAISGVCLTVERYGEDVDIVEAVPELAEGTGGSEPDAGSVFEVFLASETVEKTYLGELGVGDEVNLERALAADGRFDGHLVQGHVDTVTTVTGIERVGEDWLFSFAVPEAFDQYVVHKGSVALDGISLTVAERHDDEMDVAIIPTTYELTTLSDKEIGDPVHLEVDVVAKYVESIAEGYLE from the coding sequence ATGTTCACCGGCATCGTCGAGCGGACCGGGGAGATCGTGGGGGTCGAACGGACTGCCGACGGACGACGGCTCGCGATCGCCGCCCCCGAGATCGCGGACGTCCACCACGGGCAGTCGATCGCGATCAGCGGCGTCTGTCTCACCGTCGAGCGATACGGCGAGGACGTCGACATCGTCGAGGCAGTCCCGGAACTTGCGGAGGGTACCGGAGGCAGCGAACCGGATGCAGGCAGCGTGTTCGAGGTGTTCCTGGCGAGCGAGACCGTCGAGAAGACGTACCTCGGGGAGCTGGGGGTGGGCGATGAGGTGAACCTCGAGCGCGCGCTCGCGGCCGACGGCCGGTTCGACGGGCACCTCGTGCAAGGGCACGTGGACACGGTGACCACGGTGACGGGGATCGAACGTGTCGGTGAGGACTGGCTGTTTTCCTTTGCAGTGCCCGAGGCGTTCGACCAGTACGTGGTTCACAAGGGGTCAGTCGCACTGGACGGCATCTCGTTGACGGTGGCCGAGCGACACGATGACGAGATGGACGTCGCCATCATCCCGACGACCTACGAGCTCACGACACTGTCGGACAAAGAGATCGGCGACCCCGTCCACCTGGAGGTCGACGTCGTCGCCAAGTACGTCGAGTCCATCGCGGAAGGGTATCTGGAGTAA
- a CDS encoding quinone-dependent dihydroorotate dehydrogenase — MRAYDLLKRGLFLLPPETAHGLAVNALQFVQRTPTAGAIERHCRVDDPRLESDVFGLTFPNPVGVAAGFDKNAEVPVALAALGFGHLEVGAVTAQPQEGNPRPRAFRLPEDRALINRMGFNNEGADAIGRRLDRGPLPDVPIGVNIGKTTATPLAEAADDYRYTYERVAEAGDFFVVNVSCPNTPELRELQDRDALEEILAELRSVGASPLLVKLSPDLPGGALEEALAVVDEMDLDGVVTTNTTTERPNTLQHPNRAQRGGLSGKPIEDRATDLVRYTARRVDVPVIGVGGVSDAEGAYAKIRAGASLVQLYTGLIYEGPTIARDINRGLLELLERDGFESIEDAVGADR; from the coding sequence ATGAGGGCGTACGATCTCCTGAAGCGAGGACTGTTCCTGTTACCTCCCGAGACAGCACACGGGCTCGCGGTGAACGCGTTACAGTTCGTCCAGCGGACCCCGACAGCGGGGGCGATCGAGCGACACTGCCGCGTGGACGACCCCCGTCTCGAGTCGGACGTGTTCGGCCTGACGTTCCCCAACCCCGTCGGCGTCGCCGCCGGCTTCGACAAGAACGCGGAGGTGCCGGTGGCGCTTGCGGCGCTGGGGTTCGGCCACCTCGAGGTCGGTGCCGTCACTGCCCAGCCGCAGGAAGGCAATCCCCGCCCCCGAGCGTTCAGGCTGCCGGAGGATCGGGCACTGATAAACCGGATGGGGTTCAACAACGAGGGAGCCGACGCGATCGGACGGCGCCTCGACCGCGGCCCCCTGCCGGACGTTCCGATCGGCGTCAACATCGGCAAAACGACCGCAACGCCCCTCGCGGAGGCGGCCGACGACTACCGGTACACCTACGAGCGGGTCGCCGAGGCCGGTGACTTCTTCGTGGTGAACGTCTCCTGTCCCAACACCCCCGAACTCCGCGAACTGCAGGACCGGGACGCACTCGAGGAGATCCTCGCCGAACTGCGGTCGGTCGGTGCCTCGCCGCTTCTGGTGAAGCTCTCGCCCGACCTGCCGGGGGGCGCACTCGAGGAGGCGCTTGCAGTCGTCGACGAGATGGACCTCGACGGGGTCGTCACCACGAACACGACGACCGAACGTCCGAACACCCTGCAGCATCCGAACCGTGCCCAGCGCGGTGGCCTCTCGGGGAAGCCGATCGAGGACCGCGCGACTGATCTGGTGCGGTACACCGCCCGACGGGTCGACGTTCCCGTGATCGGCGTGGGCGGAGTTTCGGACGCCGAGGGGGCGTACGCGAAGATCCGGGCGGGTGCGAGCCTGGTGCAGTTGTACACCGGACTGATCTACGAAGGACCGACGATCGCGCGCGACATCAACAGGGGACTGCTGGAACTGCTCGAGCGGGACGGGTTCGAGTCGATCGAGGACGCCGTCGGCGCCGATCGCTAG
- a CDS encoding SymE family type I addiction module toxin, protein MVRKKKLSPSGAKDDDGQYHNAHVNLHEDELAVAGMEIGDEVFVRVRDGKIVIQKADSDEVEHDF, encoded by the coding sequence ATGGTCCGGAAAAAGAAGCTCAGCCCGAGTGGGGCCAAGGACGACGACGGGCAGTACCACAACGCCCACGTGAACCTCCACGAAGACGAACTCGCCGTCGCGGGAATGGAGATCGGCGACGAGGTGTTCGTCAGGGTACGGGACGGCAAGATCGTCATCCAGAAAGCGGATTCGGACGAGGTCGAACACGACTTCTAA
- the ppc gene encoding phosphoenolpyruvate carboxylase, with the protein MELHDRSVRRDVRELGALLGDVLEAQTSTESFETVEELRTNAISYREGELDSRSPLRERIAELSPDEASVIARAFTVYFELINLAEERERVRTVRHARQEQTLEDTFEGTVSELIEQGVTEAELEELLDDVLIEPTFTAHPTEARRGTVKAKLRSIADRIEELDERRLTDRERTALWRKIDAEVNSLWGTRQVRNRRPEPADEALNVQWYLENTLFDVIGETYRELESVVDKEFDDVDVPKLFEFRSWAGSDRDGNPFVTPEVTTETLSRQRSVVVEKYRDELKVLSAALSQDGTRYDTGAAFTERLEADRNRFPGLAPEIETRYPDEPYRQKLRFMRERLDRVDDVRPGEYNGPEAFLEDLDAIHQSLVDNGGQAVAAEFVEPLRRQASTFGFALASLDVRDHQENHTEAVAEALERQEIDYRDLDEEGRIELLTEAILQDEPVIDPGDPGLISETAKRVLSRFDKLADWQEEYGIQAIDTYCISMTEESSHVLEVLFLADQAGVVALPDHCGLDVVPLLETEYALDGAERIMGRLFENEAYAQALALRGNTQEVMLGYSDSNKENGFLAANWSLYRNQKRLAAITDAYDVDLRLFHGRGGSISRGGGPMNEALLALPNETVTGEVKFTEQGEAIAEKYGNPDIAERNLEQMLDAQVRSRHRALEEPVEPVEDGWRKAMQTMADAAGEAYRDLLEAEGFVQYFEQATPITVIEDLNLGSRPASRTDERTVEDLRAIPWVFSWTQSRCILPGWYSLASGIDAYLEDADDEEAAIETLQEMHDEWPFFRTTLDNAAVALARTDMEIATEYADLADPELREEFFPHLRDEYERASDLVGTITGRESLERREWLEGSLERRNPYVDPLNLLQVDLLDRTHRTPEEERTLRLTVNGIAAGMKNTG; encoded by the coding sequence ATGGAGTTACACGACAGGAGCGTCCGCCGCGACGTACGCGAGCTCGGGGCACTCCTGGGTGACGTACTGGAGGCGCAGACATCGACCGAATCGTTCGAAACCGTCGAGGAACTCCGCACGAACGCGATATCCTACCGGGAGGGGGAACTCGACTCCCGGAGTCCGCTTCGGGAGCGAATCGCCGAGCTGTCACCGGACGAGGCGAGTGTCATCGCGCGCGCGTTCACCGTCTACTTCGAACTGATAAACCTCGCCGAGGAACGCGAACGGGTTCGCACCGTCCGGCACGCCCGCCAGGAGCAGACCCTCGAGGACACCTTCGAGGGGACGGTGTCGGAGCTGATCGAACAGGGCGTAACCGAGGCGGAACTGGAGGAACTCCTCGACGACGTGTTGATCGAACCGACGTTCACCGCCCACCCGACCGAGGCGCGACGCGGAACCGTGAAGGCGAAACTGCGGTCGATCGCCGACCGGATCGAGGAACTCGACGAGAGACGTCTGACCGACCGGGAGCGAACGGCGCTGTGGCGAAAGATCGACGCCGAGGTGAACAGCCTGTGGGGAACCCGACAGGTTCGAAACCGCCGCCCGGAGCCGGCCGACGAGGCGCTGAACGTCCAGTGGTATCTCGAGAACACGCTGTTCGACGTGATCGGCGAGACGTACCGCGAACTGGAGTCGGTCGTCGACAAGGAGTTCGATGACGTCGACGTTCCGAAGCTGTTCGAGTTCCGATCGTGGGCCGGCAGCGACCGCGACGGAAACCCGTTCGTCACGCCGGAGGTGACGACCGAGACACTCTCCCGCCAGCGGTCCGTCGTCGTCGAGAAGTATCGCGACGAACTGAAGGTGCTGTCGGCGGCGCTCAGCCAGGACGGTACCCGGTACGACACCGGAGCTGCGTTCACCGAGCGGCTCGAGGCCGACAGGAACCGGTTCCCCGGGCTCGCCCCGGAGATCGAAACCAGGTATCCCGACGAGCCGTACCGGCAGAAGCTGCGGTTCATGCGCGAGCGACTCGACCGCGTCGACGACGTTCGTCCCGGGGAGTACAACGGCCCCGAGGCGTTCCTCGAGGACCTCGACGCGATTCACCAGAGCCTCGTCGACAACGGCGGGCAGGCCGTCGCCGCGGAGTTCGTCGAGCCGCTCCGTCGGCAGGCCTCGACGTTCGGCTTCGCGCTGGCGTCACTGGACGTTCGGGACCACCAGGAGAACCACACCGAGGCGGTCGCGGAGGCGCTGGAACGCCAGGAGATCGACTACCGCGATCTCGACGAGGAGGGACGCATCGAACTGCTCACCGAGGCGATCCTCCAGGACGAACCGGTGATCGACCCCGGCGATCCGGGGCTGATCTCCGAAACCGCAAAGCGGGTGCTTTCCCGGTTCGACAAACTGGCGGACTGGCAGGAGGAGTATGGCATCCAGGCGATCGACACCTACTGCATCTCGATGACAGAGGAGTCCAGCCACGTGCTCGAGGTGCTGTTCCTGGCAGACCAGGCCGGCGTGGTTGCGTTGCCCGACCACTGCGGGCTCGATGTCGTCCCCTTGCTCGAGACGGAGTACGCGCTCGACGGCGCCGAGCGTATCATGGGCCGGCTGTTCGAAAACGAGGCGTACGCGCAGGCGCTCGCCTTGCGGGGTAACACCCAGGAAGTGATGCTGGGCTACTCCGACTCCAACAAGGAGAACGGCTTCCTGGCGGCGAACTGGTCGCTGTACCGCAACCAGAAGCGGCTCGCGGCGATCACCGACGCCTACGATGTCGACCTGCGGCTGTTCCACGGCCGGGGTGGATCGATCTCGCGTGGCGGCGGGCCGATGAACGAGGCGCTGTTGGCGCTGCCAAACGAGACCGTCACTGGCGAGGTGAAGTTCACCGAACAGGGCGAAGCGATCGCCGAAAAGTACGGCAACCCCGATATCGCCGAGCGCAACCTCGAGCAGATGCTCGACGCACAGGTACGGTCGCGCCACCGGGCGCTCGAAGAGCCCGTCGAGCCGGTAGAAGACGGGTGGCGCAAGGCGATGCAGACGATGGCCGACGCCGCCGGAGAGGCGTACCGCGACCTGCTCGAAGCCGAGGGGTTCGTCCAGTACTTCGAGCAGGCCACCCCGATCACGGTGATCGAGGACCTCAACCTCGGCTCCCGGCCGGCATCCCGGACCGACGAGCGCACCGTCGAGGACCTCCGGGCGATCCCGTGGGTGTTCTCCTGGACGCAGTCGCGGTGTATCCTCCCGGGCTGGTACTCGCTTGCCTCGGGAATCGACGCGTATCTCGAGGACGCTGACGACGAGGAGGCCGCGATCGAGACGCTCCAGGAGATGCACGACGAGTGGCCGTTCTTCCGGACGACGCTCGACAACGCCGCCGTCGCGCTCGCCCGAACGGACATGGAGATTGCCACGGAGTACGCCGATCTGGCCGATCCGGAACTCCGCGAGGAGTTCTTCCCGCATCTTCGGGACGAGTACGAACGGGCGAGCGATCTCGTCGGCACCATCACCGGCCGCGAGTCGCTGGAGCGCCGCGAATGGCTCGAGGGGAGCCTCGAACGCCGCAACCCGTACGTCGATCCGCTGAACCTGCTGCAAGTGGATCTGCTCGACCGGACCCACCGCACGCCCGAGGAGGAGCGTACCCTCCGCTTGACCGTCAACGGGATCGCTGCCGGGATGAAAAATACGGGATAA
- a CDS encoding ACT domain-containing protein, protein MFDEIMGKFEGSPSQQAVIRLLLERGFSVNEDGRVVSGGIEIPYTGIARELEIDRRVVDSTTDAILEDPELREIFGNISSIPSLMDLAPVLDLSVLTVEVGAADEAGIVAEITGLIADRGISIRQVLSDDPEFTDEPKLYLITDDPLPGDLLVEIRELPYVRRVEF, encoded by the coding sequence ATGTTCGACGAAATAATGGGCAAGTTCGAGGGGTCGCCGAGCCAGCAGGCGGTGATCCGGCTGCTGCTCGAGCGGGGGTTCTCCGTAAACGAGGACGGCCGGGTGGTTTCCGGCGGGATCGAGATCCCCTACACTGGGATCGCGCGGGAGCTCGAGATCGACCGACGGGTCGTGGACTCGACCACCGACGCGATCCTCGAGGATCCCGAACTCCGTGAGATCTTCGGCAACATCTCCTCGATCCCGAGCCTGATGGACCTCGCGCCGGTGCTGGACCTGTCGGTGCTCACCGTCGAGGTCGGCGCGGCCGACGAGGCCGGCATCGTCGCCGAAATCACCGGCCTGATCGCCGACCGGGGGATCTCGATCCGCCAGGTGCTTTCCGACGATCCGGAGTTTACCGACGAGCCGAAGCTGTACCTCATCACCGACGACCCGCTGCCGGGTGATCTGCTCGTGGAGATCCGCGAACTGCCGTACGTCCGGCGCGTGGAGTTTTGA
- a CDS encoding DUF7569 family protein, which translates to MSDGEEDDPCHACGESTTDALSRTVRLSVDRSTIDTQRLCPECFAEWIARYEEEMKNERAAGIDDDPDSEIIVD; encoded by the coding sequence ATGAGCGACGGAGAGGAGGACGATCCCTGCCACGCCTGCGGCGAATCGACGACCGACGCGCTGTCGCGGACGGTCCGGCTGAGCGTCGACCGGTCGACGATCGACACCCAGCGGCTCTGCCCGGAGTGTTTCGCCGAGTGGATCGCCCGCTACGAGGAGGAGATGAAAAACGAACGCGCCGCCGGAATCGACGACGACCCGGACTCGGAGATCATCGTCGACTGA
- a CDS encoding Rieske (2Fe-2S) protein, whose product MTEEDKYPSESGRRRFVKGVVGGAALSGVGAAGIASINTLTTQTGAGGGQTEAMAIERTGGPAPRGMPQIPLEIDDEGYLRGIWPDTQTEVIEGIEVEVARMDLGSETYSGEWFQYCGYEGAAGIQPDFDSDNYFHVTGSPGYDWQNDVYDEGDRLHIDHFDDYQEWGNEIGAAGVGKPATCRWRSEGADEVLPVNVIRSTQIEEAAQESEWLQASTEEGFMAYLNVCTHFCCVPGYKRTPDSVRYDAEDKVYCQCHQSVYDPFNIVRTLFIARPRPQ is encoded by the coding sequence ATGACCGAAGAGGACAAGTACCCCTCCGAATCCGGGCGTCGGCGGTTCGTGAAGGGTGTCGTCGGCGGCGCCGCGCTCTCGGGCGTCGGCGCGGCGGGCATCGCGTCGATCAACACCCTCACGACACAGACCGGTGCGGGCGGCGGCCAGACTGAGGCGATGGCCATCGAACGCACCGGGGGTCCAGCCCCACGGGGGATGCCCCAGATCCCTCTCGAGATCGACGATGAGGGGTATCTCCGCGGAATCTGGCCGGATACCCAGACGGAGGTCATCGAGGGAATCGAAGTCGAGGTCGCGCGGATGGACCTCGGCAGCGAGACCTACTCCGGCGAGTGGTTCCAGTACTGCGGCTACGAGGGTGCAGCCGGGATTCAGCCCGACTTCGACTCGGACAACTACTTCCACGTCACCGGCAGTCCGGGATACGACTGGCAAAACGATGTGTATGACGAGGGCGACCGTCTCCACATCGACCACTTCGACGATTACCAGGAGTGGGGAAACGAGATCGGGGCCGCAGGCGTCGGCAAGCCCGCTACCTGCCGGTGGCGGTCGGAGGGGGCCGACGAAGTGCTTCCGGTCAACGTGATCCGGTCGACGCAGATCGAGGAGGCCGCACAGGAAAGCGAGTGGCTCCAGGCATCGACTGAGGAGGGGTTCATGGCGTATCTCAACGTCTGTACGCACTTCTGTTGTGTCCCCGGCTACAAACGGACGCCCGACTCCGTCCGGTACGACGCCGAAGACAAGGTGTACTGTCAGTGTCACCAGTCGGTGTACGACCCGTTCAACATCGTCCGGACGCTGTTCATCGCCCGTCCGCGCCCACAGTGA
- a CDS encoding DUF7351 domain-containing protein, whose product MTDGRPTSDFDDVCGIVANETRFSILQALWDAHTETPAEIEGPERDPVPFSELRERVGVQDSGRFNYHLSELVPRFVQHREDGYALTHTGARIVGAAVSGVYTETDTELDPTAVGDCGVPDCDGTLEASYEDGHVTVACDGCDVRIVMHAPPILIGAHDIESNPDTLQQYTLSEIQKTIRGFCPLCNGPIDTRVARAHLDGEAPEDDRVKITHQCRECGQVSHTSAVSLLLDHPAVVSLLYEAGYDYRDVALWRRPDSVESAEFIVDDDPVQVEVTVTVDDEPLRFLLDGELQVIEYERP is encoded by the coding sequence ATGACCGACGGTCGTCCGACCTCGGATTTCGACGATGTCTGCGGTATCGTCGCCAACGAGACTCGGTTTTCGATCCTGCAGGCGCTGTGGGATGCCCACACCGAAACGCCCGCGGAGATCGAGGGTCCCGAGCGCGACCCGGTCCCGTTTTCGGAACTCCGGGAGCGGGTCGGCGTCCAGGACTCGGGCCGATTCAACTACCACCTCTCGGAGCTCGTTCCGCGGTTCGTCCAGCACCGCGAGGACGGCTACGCGTTGACACATACGGGGGCCCGGATCGTCGGCGCCGCCGTCTCGGGGGTGTACACCGAAACCGACACGGAACTCGACCCGACGGCTGTGGGCGACTGCGGGGTGCCGGACTGTGACGGAACGCTCGAGGCGAGCTACGAGGACGGCCACGTGACCGTCGCGTGTGACGGCTGCGACGTTCGAATCGTCATGCACGCGCCCCCGATTCTGATCGGAGCACACGACATCGAATCGAACCCGGACACGCTGCAGCAGTACACGCTCTCGGAGATCCAGAAGACGATTCGCGGGTTCTGTCCGCTCTGTAACGGCCCGATCGACACACGAGTGGCCCGAGCACACCTGGATGGGGAGGCCCCCGAAGACGATCGCGTCAAAATAACTCACCAATGCCGGGAATGTGGGCAGGTATCTCACACGTCGGCGGTTTCGCTCCTCCTCGATCACCCTGCAGTCGTCTCCCTCTTGTACGAGGCGGGCTACGACTACCGTGACGTCGCGCTCTGGCGGCGACCCGATTCAGTCGAGTCCGCCGAGTTTATCGTGGACGACGATCCCGTCCAAGTAGAGGTCACTGTGACGGTCGACGATGAGCCGCTCCGGTTTCTCCTCGACGGGGAACTGCAGGTAATCGAGTACGAACGACCATAG
- a CDS encoding non-histone chromosomal MC1 family protein gives MVREDGKRNFALREEGGEEPSVFSGNTPRQAALKAARRLEPAPSESDADPEELRLREKGTDKVHIYEGWAWEEEAPDNSPDWMPEEITEANVSKEGIEHLEE, from the coding sequence ATGGTACGTGAAGATGGTAAGCGCAATTTCGCACTTCGAGAAGAGGGTGGAGAAGAACCGAGCGTGTTCTCCGGTAACACGCCGCGACAGGCGGCACTCAAGGCTGCCCGCCGACTCGAGCCGGCGCCCAGCGAGAGTGATGCCGATCCCGAGGAACTCAGGCTCCGCGAGAAAGGGACCGACAAAGTCCACATCTACGAAGGCTGGGCCTGGGAAGAGGAGGCGCCGGACAACAGTCCAGACTGGATGCCCGAGGAGATCACCGAGGCCAATGTCTCCAAAGAGGGCATCGAACACCTCGAAGAGTAA
- a CDS encoding valine--tRNA ligase: protein MPSGDYDPDAVEPKWQQRWVDDETYSYPDAEADPDTAFAIDTPPPTVSGSLHWGHVYGSILQDVVARFHRMRGRDVFFPFGYDDNGIASERLTERELDIRHQDFDRREFQQKCREVCREYEAEFTEKMQSMGISIDWNNTYRTISPQVQRVSQLSFIDLYEHGREYREEAPAIWCPECETAISQVETEDDERDSHFHDIAFEIVEAAESVDLPDTFTISTTRPELLPACVAVFVHPDDEENANLVGNTARIPIFGQEVPILEDDRVDMETGSGIVMCCTFGDQTDIEWYRAHDLPLRIAIDESGHLTDVADGYAGLYATDAREEIVEDLEEVGALLDRWEITHTVNVHERCGTGVEFLVTEQWYVEVLDRTDEYLEAGREMEWFPEKMFTRYEHWVEGLQWDWCISRQRSSGIPFPVWYCDSCGTEILAEKDDLPVDPLSDDPPVEACPDCGDGSFEPEEDVFDTWATSSLTPLINAGWDWDPETESFTMDRPEIYPMDVRPQGHDIISFWLFHTVIKCYEHTGEVPFDSTMINGMVLDENREKMSKSKGNIVAPDEVLEKYPVDAARFWAAGSAVGDDLPYQEKGLRAGEKLLRKLWNASKLVDSLTPDEPVDRPAELRALDRWLLARLDDEIETLTEQFEHREFSKARDRLRSFFWGTFCDDYLEIAKQRIREEQDEASAQYALEVAHRRFLKLFAPLLAHATEEIWQEMYDASATAESIHLEAWPEPLGIEADREAGGAAMAVVGALRKYKSEHQLPLNATLDRVEVYADVADFEADVTGVMHVEELAVLPETEPPVETVVTGIDLDYSLVGPEFGGGVPEIEAAIESGNYEIEDDRLHAAGETLEPEMFEIETERQYTGDGTYLDADGVVVIVSVDD, encoded by the coding sequence ATGCCCAGTGGAGACTACGACCCGGACGCTGTCGAGCCCAAATGGCAGCAGCGCTGGGTCGACGACGAGACGTATTCGTATCCGGACGCCGAAGCCGACCCGGACACAGCCTTCGCGATCGACACGCCGCCGCCGACCGTATCTGGGAGCCTCCACTGGGGTCACGTATATGGGTCGATCCTCCAGGACGTCGTCGCCCGCTTTCACCGAATGCGCGGGCGCGACGTCTTCTTCCCGTTCGGCTACGACGACAACGGGATCGCGAGCGAACGACTCACCGAACGGGAACTGGACATCCGCCATCAGGACTTCGACCGCCGGGAGTTCCAGCAGAAGTGTCGGGAGGTGTGCCGGGAGTACGAGGCGGAGTTCACCGAGAAGATGCAGTCGATGGGCATCTCGATCGACTGGAACAACACCTACCGGACGATCTCCCCGCAGGTGCAGCGGGTCTCCCAGCTGTCGTTTATCGACCTCTACGAGCATGGACGCGAATACCGCGAGGAGGCGCCGGCGATCTGGTGTCCAGAATGCGAGACGGCGATCTCGCAGGTGGAAACCGAAGACGACGAGCGGGATTCGCACTTCCACGACATCGCCTTCGAGATCGTGGAGGCAGCGGAATCGGTGGATCTCCCCGACACGTTCACCATCTCGACAACCCGTCCCGAGTTGCTTCCGGCCTGCGTTGCGGTGTTCGTGCATCCTGACGACGAGGAGAACGCAAACCTGGTGGGCAACACCGCCCGGATCCCGATCTTCGGCCAGGAGGTGCCGATCCTCGAGGACGACCGCGTCGACATGGAAACCGGTTCGGGGATCGTGATGTGCTGTACGTTCGGCGACCAGACCGACATCGAGTGGTACCGCGCCCACGACCTCCCGCTGCGGATCGCGATCGACGAGTCGGGCCACCTCACCGACGTCGCCGACGGGTACGCCGGGCTGTACGCGACGGACGCGCGCGAAGAGATCGTCGAGGACCTCGAGGAGGTCGGGGCACTGCTCGACCGGTGGGAGATCACCCACACGGTCAACGTCCACGAACGGTGCGGAACCGGGGTCGAGTTCCTCGTCACCGAACAGTGGTACGTCGAAGTGCTCGACCGGACCGACGAGTACCTCGAGGCGGGCCGGGAGATGGAGTGGTTCCCCGAGAAGATGTTCACCCGGTACGAACACTGGGTGGAGGGGCTCCAGTGGGACTGGTGTATCTCCCGGCAGCGCTCGTCGGGAATCCCGTTCCCAGTGTGGTACTGCGACTCCTGCGGGACAGAAATCCTCGCCGAGAAGGACGACCTCCCGGTGGATCCGCTCTCGGACGACCCGCCGGTAGAGGCGTGTCCCGACTGTGGGGATGGGTCGTTCGAGCCGGAAGAGGACGTCTTCGACACGTGGGCGACCTCATCGCTTACTCCCCTGATCAACGCCGGCTGGGATTGGGACCCCGAGACGGAGTCGTTCACGATGGACCGACCGGAGATCTACCCGATGGACGTCCGGCCGCAGGGCCACGACATCATCTCCTTTTGGCTGTTCCACACCGTCATCAAGTGTTACGAACACACCGGTGAGGTGCCGTTCGACTCGACGATGATCAACGGGATGGTGCTCGACGAGAACCGCGAGAAGATGTCGAAGTCGAAGGGGAACATCGTCGCGCCCGACGAGGTGCTCGAGAAGTACCCCGTCGACGCCGCGCGCTTCTGGGCGGCCGGCAGCGCCGTCGGCGACGATCTCCCCTACCAGGAGAAGGGGCTTCGCGCCGGCGAGAAGCTGCTCCGGAAGCTGTGGAACGCCTCGAAACTCGTCGACTCGCTGACGCCCGACGAGCCGGTCGATCGCCCCGCGGAGCTGCGGGCGCTCGATCGGTGGCTGCTCGCCCGACTCGACGACGAGATCGAGACGCTCACCGAGCAGTTCGAACACCGAGAGTTCTCCAAGGCGCGCGACCGGCTACGGTCGTTTTTCTGGGGGACGTTCTGTGACGACTACCTCGAGATCGCCAAACAGCGGATCCGCGAGGAACAGGACGAAGCCTCCGCGCAGTACGCGCTCGAGGTCGCCCACCGGCGGTTCCTGAAGCTGTTTGCGCCACTTCTCGCCCACGCCACCGAGGAGATCTGGCAGGAGATGTACGACGCCTCCGCAACCGCGGAGAGCATCCACCTCGAGGCGTGGCCCGAACCGCTCGGGATCGAGGCAGACCGGGAGGCCGGGGGGGCCGCGATGGCGGTCGTCGGCGCGCTCCGAAAGTACAAAAGCGAACACCAGCTTCCCCTGAACGCGACGCTGGACCGCGTCGAGGTGTACGCCGACGTGGCCGACTTCGAGGCGGACGTCACCGGTGTGATGCACGTCGAGGAACTCGCGGTGTTGCCCGAGACCGAACCGCCCGTCGAGACGGTCGTCACGGGGATCGACCTCGACTACTCGCTGGTCGGGCCGGAGTTCGGCGGGGGGGTCCCCGAGATCGAGGCGGCGATCGAGTCCGGAAACTACGAAATCGAGGACGACCGGCTCCACGCCGCCGGGGAGACGCTCGAACCGGAGATGTTCGAAATCGAGACCGAACGGCAGTACACCGGCGACGGGACGTATCTCGACGCCGACGGCGTCGTCGTCATCGTGAGCGTCGACGACTGA